The Chitinophagales bacterium genome includes a window with the following:
- a CDS encoding polysaccharide biosynthesis protein, which translates to MPRWAIFAIDTFIVSTALLFAFLLRFNFHIPPHELAFMYVSVPVVLSIRIAGFFVFRIYAGMIQYTGSEDAQRVAIMLALGTLTAGVINFISLELSGYYIVPFSVIIIEFFISVFSMSAYRLGVKLLYEELAQVSKEKSKVIILGANEYGLITKKTLERDPKKDVQVIAFIDNKSELLRQKLEGVSIYDSKNDLEDLLKEQPVDLLIIAVPNIAASRKKQVVDACLKYNVRVLHVPPMSKWINGELSMNQIREVKIEELLERDLIQLDYERISHQLLGKRILITGAAGSIGSEIARQVARFRPEKLFLLDQAETPLFELEQELRGVIAWEKFEVVIGDVRNQERMENVIASFRPQIIYHAAAYKHVPLMEDNPSESLLTNVQGTMICADLSVKYEVETFVFVSTDKAVNPTNVMGASKRIAEIYVQSLNQFLAEKDIEAGTHFITTRFGNVLGSNGSVIPQFRKQIAEGGPVTVTDPEVTRFFMTIPEACQLVLEAGAMGQGGEIFIFDMGEPVRIVDLAKKMIQLSGLELGKDIQIVFTGLRPGEKLVEELLNTNENTIPTHHPKIMIAKVREYSFTKIDRDVRELIDMFGHQDNMEIVSKMKELVPEFISNNSVYERLDEQQVRSQT; encoded by the coding sequence GTGCCCAGGTGGGCAATTTTCGCCATCGATACATTTATTGTTTCGACCGCGCTGCTTTTTGCATTCCTGTTACGTTTCAATTTTCATATCCCGCCGCACGAACTTGCCTTCATGTATGTTTCAGTTCCGGTTGTACTCAGCATCCGCATTGCCGGTTTTTTTGTATTCCGCATCTATGCGGGAATGATTCAATATACCGGCTCTGAAGACGCACAGCGTGTTGCCATTATGCTGGCGCTTGGAACGTTGACAGCAGGCGTTATAAATTTTATCTCTTTAGAACTGAGTGGCTATTACATCGTCCCTTTTTCTGTTATTATCATTGAATTCTTTATCTCGGTGTTTTCCATGTCAGCCTACCGGCTGGGTGTTAAACTATTGTATGAAGAGCTGGCACAGGTCAGCAAGGAAAAATCAAAAGTCATCATCCTTGGAGCAAATGAATACGGGCTGATTACCAAGAAAACACTGGAACGCGACCCTAAGAAAGATGTCCAGGTGATCGCCTTTATCGATAACAAGAGCGAACTCCTGCGTCAAAAACTGGAAGGTGTTTCCATCTATGATTCAAAAAACGACCTTGAAGACCTGCTGAAAGAGCAACCGGTTGATCTCCTGATTATCGCTGTGCCGAATATTGCTGCCAGCCGGAAAAAACAAGTAGTGGATGCCTGCCTCAAATATAATGTAAGGGTACTGCATGTACCACCGATGTCAAAGTGGATCAACGGCGAACTGAGCATGAACCAGATCCGGGAAGTAAAAATTGAAGAGCTGCTCGAAAGAGATCTCATTCAGCTTGACTATGAGCGGATCAGTCACCAATTACTCGGCAAACGTATCCTGATTACCGGTGCGGCCGGATCCATTGGCAGTGAAATCGCCAGGCAGGTTGCCCGTTTTCGTCCCGAGAAGCTCTTCCTGCTCGACCAGGCAGAAACTCCGCTCTTTGAACTGGAACAGGAATTACGTGGCGTGATCGCCTGGGAAAAATTTGAAGTCGTTATTGGTGATGTGAGGAACCAGGAACGTATGGAAAATGTAATCGCATCGTTCCGGCCGCAGATTATTTATCATGCCGCCGCTTATAAACATGTGCCGTTGATGGAAGACAACCCTTCCGAATCATTACTCACCAATGTGCAGGGCACGATGATCTGCGCTGATTTGTCAGTGAAATATGAGGTGGAGACTTTTGTATTTGTTTCAACCGACAAAGCCGTTAACCCGACCAATGTGATGGGAGCATCGAAAAGAATAGCGGAGATTTATGTGCAGTCGCTGAACCAGTTCCTCGCCGAAAAAGATATTGAAGCCGGCACTCATTTTATCACCACACGGTTTGGAAATGTGCTGGGCTCTAATGGTTCGGTGATTCCGCAATTCAGGAAACAGATCGCTGAAGGAGGACCGGTTACGGTAACCGATCCGGAAGTGACGCGGTTCTTCATGACGATTCCGGAAGCCTGTCAGCTTGTGCTAGAGGCAGGCGCCATGGGCCAGGGCGGAGAGATCTTCATATTTGATATGGGTGAACCGGTAAGAATCGTGGACCTGGCGAAAAAGATGATTCAGTTGTCGGGCCTCGAACTGGGAAAAGATATCCAGATTGTTTTCACCGGTCTGCGCCCCGGTGAAAAACTGGTGGAGGAACTATTGAATACCAATGAAAATACGATTCCGACACATCATCCCAAGATCATGATTGCCAAGGTGCGGGAGTATTCTTTCACAAAAATTGACCGTGATGTCAGGGAACTTATTGATATGTTCGGGCACCAGGATAACATGGAAATAGTTTCTAAAATGAAAGAACTTGTTCCTGAATTTATCAGCAATAACTCTGTGTATGAAAGGCTCGATGAACAGCAGGTCAGAAGCCAGACGTAA
- a CDS encoding S41 family peptidase codes for MNRKFNIWLPIIMAFMLAAGIQIGLVLHGTGKPPVFSNSRSSTLDQVLQYVQAKYVDTVNIERLQDGAIERVLENLDPHSTFIAAADLKEVNQELEGNFEGIGIEFFIVADTVMVVNVIAGGPAESAGLLSGDKIISINDSSFTGNKVRDLDVVNQLRGKKGTKVKIGILRKHNSPILYFTLTRDKIPIYSVDAAYMIDAKTGLIKINRFSETTYDEFMKSLKELKQQGMSRLIIDLRQNGGGYLNAATDIADELLDQQKLMVYTKGRVYTRTDYKTRVLGQFEEGPLAILIDEGSASASEIVTGAMQDWDRGIVVGRRSFGKGLVQEQYGLNDGSALRLTVAKYYTPSGRCIQKPYHQDLNEYYNDLSDRYRNGEFMSKDSIHPADTTRYYTANGRLVYGGGGIMPDIFVPLDTSNNNNAFLNAILSQGLIQQFAYSYYHDHPGLLNAYKDLTSYRNNFQVSDQVFASFLLLADSKTIAHRETELTHAKSYINLRIKAFLAREKFSQDAFYAVLFDDDPTVLKAVASMSKEVSSFRPSE; via the coding sequence ATGAACAGGAAATTCAACATCTGGCTACCGATCATTATGGCATTTATGCTGGCAGCCGGAATACAAATCGGTTTGGTATTGCATGGCACCGGGAAGCCACCTGTTTTCAGCAATTCGAGGAGCAGTACGCTGGATCAGGTACTGCAGTATGTACAGGCAAAATATGTCGACACGGTGAATATAGAACGCTTGCAGGATGGAGCAATTGAACGTGTGCTGGAAAATCTCGATCCTCATTCAACATTTATTGCTGCGGCCGACCTGAAAGAGGTGAACCAGGAACTGGAAGGAAATTTTGAAGGAATAGGTATAGAGTTTTTTATTGTAGCTGATACGGTGATGGTGGTAAATGTTATTGCAGGCGGTCCGGCGGAATCAGCAGGTTTGCTTTCCGGCGATAAAATCATTTCCATCAACGATTCTTCTTTTACCGGCAATAAGGTACGGGACCTCGATGTAGTCAATCAGCTTCGCGGCAAGAAGGGAACAAAAGTGAAAATCGGCATACTCCGCAAACACAACAGTCCGATTTTGTATTTCACCCTTACGCGCGACAAAATTCCGATATATAGCGTAGATGCGGCTTATATGATTGACGCAAAAACCGGCCTCATCAAGATTAACCGGTTCAGCGAAACTACTTATGATGAATTTATGAAGTCGCTGAAAGAACTTAAACAACAAGGTATGTCCCGCCTCATTATTGACCTGCGGCAAAATGGCGGCGGTTATCTCAATGCTGCGACTGATATCGCCGATGAATTGCTTGATCAGCAAAAACTGATGGTATATACAAAGGGACGTGTTTATACGCGCACCGATTACAAAACACGTGTATTGGGTCAGTTTGAAGAAGGTCCGCTCGCCATCCTGATTGATGAAGGATCGGCATCGGCAAGCGAAATTGTCACCGGCGCCATGCAGGATTGGGATCGTGGAATTGTGGTGGGAAGGCGTTCTTTCGGGAAGGGCCTGGTTCAGGAACAATACGGTTTGAATGACGGATCTGCGCTTCGCCTGACTGTCGCCAAATATTATACTCCATCCGGCCGCTGCATTCAAAAGCCTTATCATCAGGATCTGAATGAATATTACAATGATCTTTCCGACCGGTACAGGAATGGGGAATTTATGAGCAAAGACAGTATTCACCCGGCGGATACAACCAGGTATTACACTGCCAATGGCAGGCTGGTATATGGCGGCGGTGGCATTATGCCCGATATCTTCGTACCGTTGGATACGAGTAATAATAACAATGCCTTTCTCAATGCCATACTCAGCCAGGGCTTGATACAGCAGTTTGCTTACAGTTACTATCATGATCATCCCGGATTGCTTAATGCATATAAGGATCTGACGAGTTATCGTAATAATTTCCAGGTAAGTGATCAGGTCTTTGCTTCGTTTTTACTCCTGGCCGACAGCAAGACTATAGCGCACCGGGAAACGGAATTGACTCACGCTAAATCATATATCAACCTGCGCATAAAAGCGTTCCTCGCAAGGGAAAAATTTTCACAGGACGCTTTCTATGCAGTTTTGTTTGATGATGATCCTACTGTGCTGAAAGCTGTTGCTTCCATGAGTAAAGAAGTTTCTTCCTTTAGGCCATCAGAATAG
- the murQ gene encoding N-acetylmuramic acid 6-phosphate etherase: protein MEQIKKTTEAVSRYSNLEQLTVRELLSGINAEDKTVADAVEKVIPQVELLVNAIVVKMKEGGRLFYIGSGTSGRLGVVDASECPPTFGVEDGMVTGLIAGGDGAIRKAVEFAEDDTTQGWNDLLQHNISNRDVVIGITASGTTPYVTGALKKCKEQGVLTGCITCNTATTVAGLADFPVEVITGPEFITGSTRMKAGTAQKMILNMISSSVMIQLGRVSGNRMVDMQLTNEKLIDRGTRMLMHEFAWDYKRARAILQEFGSVRKVMQLHRRKPKA from the coding sequence ATGGAGCAAATAAAGAAAACTACGGAGGCTGTTTCAAGATACAGCAACCTCGAGCAGTTGACAGTACGTGAATTGCTGAGCGGTATAAATGCTGAAGACAAAACAGTTGCGGATGCTGTTGAGAAAGTGATACCGCAAGTTGAATTGCTGGTCAACGCCATCGTCGTAAAAATGAAGGAGGGAGGAAGGCTATTTTACATTGGCAGCGGCACCAGTGGGAGGTTGGGTGTTGTAGATGCTTCAGAGTGTCCGCCCACTTTTGGAGTGGAAGACGGAATGGTGACCGGCCTGATAGCCGGAGGAGATGGCGCCATCAGGAAGGCAGTTGAATTTGCGGAAGATGATACAACGCAAGGATGGAATGATCTGCTGCAGCATAATATCAGCAACCGTGACGTTGTGATTGGTATTACCGCATCCGGCACAACGCCATACGTAACAGGTGCTTTAAAAAAATGTAAAGAGCAGGGTGTGCTGACGGGTTGCATTACCTGCAATACAGCAACAACAGTAGCCGGCCTTGCTGACTTTCCGGTAGAGGTTATTACAGGGCCGGAGTTTATCACCGGCAGTACGCGGATGAAAGCAGGCACGGCGCAGAAGATGATTTTAAACATGATCAGTTCGTCGGTGATGATTCAGCTTGGCCGGGTTTCAGGAAACAGAATGGTGGATATGCAGCTGACCAATGAAAAACTCATAGACCGCGGCACCCGCATGCTGATGCATGAGTTTGCGTGGGACTATAAGCGGGCACGTGCGATATTACAGGAGTTCGGCAGTGTGCGTAAGGTGATGCAACTGCACCGGCGCAAACCTAAAGCATAA
- a CDS encoding PKD domain-containing protein: MKKFTLLYVVLSLFIAHRMNAQDIIQVCCNDTICQPGTAVQLSATIDTSNYGELLSILDDTHSQLIDLGFSFTFFGNTYKKCVLSTNAYITFDSTVALTYSPWQISNPIPSPLNPKNSIMGPWHDVDPSVIPDPCISYGKFGEAPNRFFIYNFTNVPMYYTICNDLTFTGQIILYEESNIIDIYLGNKILCTDWNGGHAIEGLHNEDGTVAVVVPGRNYPEQWEAFNEGTRFTPNGDSYDISTIPYQSIPFAAGLPQWYDEAGNFLGSGATITVTPEVTTSYYAKVSSCFDVADTVTIVVDTLTGTYSQVDPSCPTSGDGSVAAATEGNFGPCTFVWLDSNGDTMQVTHNADADQLQFLNGGQYVVIIVNSIGCFITHTYSIGPPPFNAGFTVSPSVLCADAPVLFTDISTGPIASYFWNFGDGTTSTQQNPSNSFAAGTYTVQLIVTNAGGSCTDTFQQTIIVQPNIVVGFTVQDPPYCVGAPVQFTDGSSANPSVWTWDFGDGGTSDLQNPSHIYANPGSYSIHVDIDDAFCGSGESATTITVNFVPAPKLREDTMLCPNEPLMLHADAAGTSYLWSTGATTESIAIAAPETATTYSVIVDNFGCKGTDSVLITPDCLLLLPAAFSPNSDGVNDLLHPLGSLLADYSLHIYNRWGQEVYSYEGNNLQTGWNGEFNGEPQPVGVYVYVLKGAYVSGEAVSRTGNVTVLR; this comes from the coding sequence ATGAAAAAATTTACACTCCTGTATGTGGTCTTGTCGCTTTTTATAGCCCACCGGATGAATGCACAGGATATCATTCAGGTTTGTTGTAATGATACAATTTGCCAACCGGGTACAGCCGTACAACTCTCCGCAACCATCGATACGAGTAATTATGGCGAACTATTATCTATCCTTGATGATACGCACAGTCAGCTGATAGACCTTGGCTTTTCTTTCACTTTTTTTGGCAATACTTACAAGAAGTGTGTCTTGTCAACCAATGCATATATCACTTTTGATTCTACTGTCGCCCTGACTTATTCACCCTGGCAGATTTCAAACCCGATCCCATCGCCACTTAATCCGAAAAATTCCATCATGGGGCCCTGGCATGATGTAGACCCTTCTGTTATTCCGGATCCATGTATCTCCTATGGTAAGTTCGGCGAAGCACCCAACCGCTTTTTCATTTACAATTTTACGAACGTACCGATGTATTACACGATCTGTAATGACCTTACTTTTACCGGTCAGATCATTTTATATGAAGAAAGCAACATCATAGATATTTATCTCGGGAACAAAATTTTATGTACAGACTGGAATGGTGGGCATGCCATTGAGGGATTACATAATGAAGATGGCACTGTAGCAGTAGTAGTGCCCGGAAGAAACTATCCGGAACAATGGGAAGCATTTAATGAAGGCACACGGTTCACTCCAAACGGAGACTCCTATGATATAAGCACCATTCCCTACCAGTCTATTCCTTTTGCAGCCGGATTGCCACAATGGTACGATGAAGCGGGGAATTTTCTTGGAAGCGGCGCAACAATAACCGTAACACCGGAGGTTACCACGTCATATTATGCGAAGGTTTCTTCCTGTTTTGATGTTGCGGATACGGTGACAATAGTGGTGGATACCTTAACCGGTACGTATAGCCAGGTTGATCCGAGTTGTCCTACCAGCGGAGACGGATCTGTTGCTGCAGCCACAGAAGGGAATTTCGGGCCCTGCACTTTTGTATGGCTCGACAGTAATGGCGATACCATGCAGGTTACGCATAATGCTGATGCAGATCAATTACAATTCCTCAATGGCGGGCAATATGTTGTTATTATTGTCAACAGCATCGGCTGTTTCATTACACATACATATTCTATCGGACCGCCGCCATTCAATGCCGGATTTACGGTCAGTCCATCAGTTTTGTGCGCTGATGCACCGGTATTGTTTACCGATATTTCAACAGGACCAATTGCTTCCTACTTCTGGAATTTTGGCGATGGCACCACCTCCACACAACAAAATCCCTCCAACTCCTTTGCTGCCGGTACCTATACGGTTCAATTGATTGTTACCAATGCAGGTGGAAGTTGCACAGATACTTTTCAGCAGACCATCATTGTGCAACCCAACATTGTAGTTGGATTTACGGTACAGGATCCACCCTATTGTGTCGGAGCACCGGTGCAGTTTACAGATGGTTCATCCGCCAATCCTTCTGTTTGGACATGGGATTTCGGAGACGGAGGCACTTCTGATCTGCAAAACCCATCTCATATCTATGCAAACCCGGGCAGTTATTCCATACATGTTGACATTGATGATGCGTTTTGCGGCAGCGGAGAATCTGCAACTACTATCACCGTAAATTTTGTACCTGCTCCGAAACTAAGAGAAGACACCATGCTCTGCCCCAATGAGCCGCTCATGTTGCATGCTGATGCAGCAGGCACTTCTTATCTGTGGTCTACCGGTGCGACTACTGAATCAATTGCAATTGCAGCCCCGGAAACAGCCACCACTTACTCGGTGATAGTTGATAATTTCGGATGCAAGGGGACGGACAGTGTTTTGATTACACCTGATTGCCTTCTATTACTGCCGGCCGCATTCTCGCCAAACAGTGATGGCGTAAATGATCTGTTGCATCCATTAGGCAGCTTACTGGCAGATTATTCTTTACATATTTATAATCGCTGGGGACAGGAAGTATATTCTTACGAAGGCAATAACCTGCAAACAGGATGGAATGGCGAATTTAACGGCGAGCCGCAGCCGGTGGGCGTATATGTATATGTGCTGAAGGGCGCATATGTGAGTGGCGAAGCGGTGTCAAGAACAGGAAATGTGACCGTTTTACGTTGA